A single region of the Solwaraspora sp. WMMD791 genome encodes:
- a CDS encoding winged helix-turn-helix domain-containing protein, whose product MAGGDQGVPMPATKWEKLADHIRAQIRSGELRPGDKLPSTAQLKAEHNVSDSVIRYAMHALRTEGLVESAHGVGVFVAEPK is encoded by the coding sequence ATGGCGGGTGGAGACCAAGGAGTGCCCATGCCCGCCACCAAGTGGGAGAAGCTTGCCGACCACATCCGCGCTCAGATCAGGAGCGGCGAACTGCGGCCCGGCGACAAGCTCCCATCAACTGCCCAGCTCAAGGCCGAGCACAACGTCTCGGACTCGGTGATCCGCTACGCCATGCATGCCCTGCGCACTGAGGGCCTGGTCGAGAGCGCCCACGGCGTTGGCGTCTTCGTCGCCGAACCGAAGTGA
- a CDS encoding YDG/SRA domain-containing protein, translating to MAERTYGEIPGYPPGSTFANRTELAASKVHRPLQGGICGGQDGAESIVVSGGYVDDEDYGTEIIYTGQGGNDPRTKRQIAHQELKLGNLGLARSQLEGYPVRVVRGAGGDKKYSPETGLQYSGLFRVVDHWSDIGTDGFTIWRFRLVAYESADTPPPDLAPSDVASEVTRVEATIQRLVRNTSVAVEAKRLYDYTCQICGEQLMTPAGPYAEAAHIKPLGKPHNGPDTISNVLCLCPNHHVLFDTGALQIDPEGRVVDTINNAIVVDLQLTEKHPINWSLVEYHRSIHANKKQAEK from the coding sequence ATGGCGGAGCGGACGTACGGCGAGATCCCTGGCTACCCACCCGGCTCGACGTTTGCGAACCGCACCGAGCTGGCAGCATCCAAGGTCCACCGACCGCTTCAGGGCGGCATCTGCGGCGGGCAGGATGGAGCCGAGTCCATCGTCGTCTCCGGCGGCTATGTCGACGACGAGGACTACGGCACCGAAATCATATATACGGGCCAAGGCGGCAACGACCCTCGAACCAAACGCCAGATCGCGCACCAAGAGCTCAAACTTGGCAACCTGGGGCTCGCCAGGAGCCAACTCGAGGGCTATCCCGTACGCGTAGTTCGTGGTGCCGGCGGAGACAAGAAGTATTCACCTGAGACAGGGCTCCAGTACTCCGGACTCTTCCGGGTTGTCGATCACTGGAGCGATATCGGAACCGACGGATTCACCATCTGGCGCTTCCGTCTGGTCGCATACGAAAGCGCGGATACACCCCCACCAGATCTCGCCCCATCAGACGTAGCCAGCGAGGTCACTCGGGTCGAAGCAACAATCCAGCGACTCGTGAGAAACACCTCGGTAGCGGTGGAGGCTAAACGTCTGTACGACTACACATGTCAGATCTGCGGCGAACAGCTCATGACGCCTGCTGGACCGTACGCGGAAGCCGCCCATATCAAGCCGCTTGGAAAGCCACACAACGGCCCGGACACCATCAGCAACGTGCTATGCCTTTGCCCAAACCATCATGTCCTGTTCGATACGGGCGCACTACAGATCGACCCAGAAGGACGAGTCGTAGACACGATAAACAACGCCATCGTGGTTGATCTTCAACTCACCGAAAAGCACCCTATCAACTGGTCGCTAGTCGAGTACCACCGAAGCATCCACGCGAACAAAAAGCAAGCCGAAAAATAG
- a CDS encoding DUF2252 domain-containing protein: protein MSETQRATQIVDILTAEFGDLMAIDPAAFQRKFRKMAASPFAFYRGTACLFYADQTDPGGPFNDDSFCDKRTSRVWIHGDLHAENFGTYMNGSGELVFNVNDFDEAYVGPFIWDLRRFAASVALIGYAKALSDDVISTLVRTFATAYLAELRAIAAGGEEAIGSITLANATGVLRHVLQEARLNTRVGLLENLTTINDYERRFIHRDGVYAIDDDTRAAVTAAFADYLTTLPQRVGGGRTDPAHIKDIVLRKGVGIGSAGLPSYSILLEGHTQALENDVIVYLKQAQVPAVARHIDDDGVRSYFQHQGHRTAESQRALQAHADPWLGYTELGGVGQLVAEVSPYAADLDWADVNELADLTGVVADLAHSVARMHSVADDESSHDLVDFSTEEAIVAAVDADEAGFVEGLVDFAHRYGARARADHQIFVDLFRNGQLPWV from the coding sequence GTGAGTGAGACTCAGCGCGCGACGCAGATCGTCGACATCCTGACCGCCGAGTTCGGCGACCTGATGGCCATCGACCCGGCCGCCTTCCAGCGCAAGTTCCGCAAGATGGCCGCCAGCCCGTTCGCGTTCTACCGGGGCACCGCCTGCCTGTTCTACGCCGACCAGACCGACCCCGGCGGGCCGTTCAACGACGACAGCTTCTGCGACAAGCGGACCAGCCGCGTCTGGATCCACGGCGACCTGCACGCCGAGAACTTCGGCACCTACATGAACGGCTCCGGCGAGCTGGTCTTCAACGTCAACGACTTCGACGAGGCGTACGTCGGCCCGTTCATCTGGGACCTGCGGCGCTTCGCCGCCAGCGTCGCCCTCATCGGCTACGCCAAGGCGCTCTCCGACGACGTCATCAGCACCCTCGTACGCACGTTCGCCACCGCCTACCTGGCGGAACTGCGGGCCATCGCCGCCGGCGGCGAGGAAGCGATCGGCTCGATCACCCTCGCCAACGCCACCGGCGTACTGCGGCACGTGCTGCAGGAAGCCCGGCTCAACACCCGCGTCGGCCTGCTGGAGAACCTCACCACGATCAACGACTACGAGCGGCGGTTCATCCACCGCGACGGCGTGTACGCCATCGACGACGACACCCGGGCCGCGGTGACCGCCGCGTTCGCCGACTACCTGACCACGCTGCCGCAGCGCGTCGGCGGCGGCCGGACCGACCCCGCCCACATCAAGGACATCGTGCTGCGCAAAGGCGTCGGCATCGGCTCCGCCGGGCTGCCGTCGTACAGCATCCTGCTCGAAGGCCACACCCAGGCGTTGGAGAACGACGTCATCGTCTACCTGAAGCAGGCCCAGGTGCCGGCCGTCGCCCGGCACATCGACGACGACGGCGTCCGCTCCTACTTCCAGCACCAGGGCCACCGGACCGCCGAATCGCAGCGGGCGCTGCAGGCCCACGCCGACCCGTGGCTCGGCTACACCGAACTCGGCGGCGTCGGGCAGCTCGTCGCCGAAGTGTCGCCGTACGCCGCCGACCTGGACTGGGCCGACGTCAACGAACTGGCCGACCTGACCGGCGTCGTCGCCGACCTGGCCCACTCGGTGGCACGAATGCACTCGGTCGCCGACGACGAGTCCAGCCACGACCTGGTCGACTTCTCCACCGAGGAGGCGATCGTCGCGGCCGTCGACGCCGACGAGGCCGGCTTCGTCGAGGGCCTGGTCGACTTCGCCCACCGGTACGGGGCCCGCGCCCGCGCCGACCATCAGATCTTCGTCGACCTGTTCCGCAACGGCCAACTGCCCTGGGTCTGA
- a CDS encoding DivIVA domain-containing protein has translation MRELWRRWRLRWQRRKMATTPPRDWPEGSGVYRVPAGRNRNQRPTAYRPIRPWQIRSHRFPTAPRRGGGRGLDPGEVAAFLERIAHDLGIVYAELDRTYEQNDRIKDALRRWQTSQALAAQTTMHLPAWTGTSATTRYAGQS, from the coding sequence ATGCGAGAGCTCTGGCGACGCTGGCGACTGCGCTGGCAACGCCGCAAGATGGCCACCACCCCGCCACGTGACTGGCCGGAGGGCAGCGGCGTCTACCGCGTACCCGCTGGTCGCAACCGCAACCAGCGACCCACCGCGTACCGGCCGATCCGCCCTTGGCAGATCCGCAGCCACCGCTTCCCGACGGCCCCCCGGCGCGGCGGCGGCCGGGGCCTCGACCCCGGCGAAGTCGCCGCCTTCCTCGAGAGGATCGCCCACGACCTCGGCATCGTCTACGCCGAACTCGACCGCACCTACGAGCAGAACGACCGCATCAAGGACGCGCTCCGCCGCTGGCAGACCAGCCAGGCCCTCGCCGCGCAGACCACCATGCACCTGCCCGCCTGGACCGGCACCAGCGCCACGACCCGGTACGCGGGGCAGTCGTGA
- a CDS encoding NADH-quinone oxidoreductase subunit B has product MQLPAVLGEPIRFVLNWGRRYSLWVFNFGLACCAIEFIATSMGRHDFIRLGVIPFAHGPRQADLMVVSGTVTDKMAPAIKRLYDQMPEPKYVISFGACSNCGGPYWDSYSVTKGVDQLIPVDVYVPGCPPRPEALLHGILRLQEKIAAERSGIGGVHRPDPLASPVDRLTAPVVKPPTR; this is encoded by the coding sequence GTGCAGTTGCCGGCGGTGCTCGGTGAGCCGATCCGGTTCGTGCTGAACTGGGGTCGCCGCTACTCGCTCTGGGTGTTCAACTTCGGCCTGGCCTGCTGCGCGATCGAGTTCATCGCCACCAGCATGGGCCGGCACGACTTCATCCGCCTCGGCGTCATCCCGTTCGCCCACGGGCCGCGCCAGGCTGACCTGATGGTCGTCTCCGGTACCGTCACCGACAAGATGGCGCCAGCGATCAAGCGGCTCTACGACCAGATGCCCGAACCCAAGTACGTGATCTCGTTCGGTGCCTGCTCCAACTGCGGTGGCCCGTACTGGGACTCGTACTCGGTGACCAAGGGCGTCGACCAGCTGATCCCCGTCGACGTGTACGTGCCCGGCTGCCCGCCCCGGCCCGAAGCGCTGCTGCACGGCATCCTGCGGCTGCAGGAGAAGATCGCCGCCGAGCGCTCCGGCATCGGCGGCGTGCACCGGCCCGACCCGCTCGCCTCCCCGGTCGACCGGCTCACCGCACCGGTCGTCAAACCACCGACTCGCTGA